From the Streptomyces syringium genome, one window contains:
- a CDS encoding ATP-binding cassette domain-containing protein → METAISAEGLRKRYAEHDVLAGIDLTVATGEVLGLLGPNGAGKTTIVRILATLLPFDSGKVTIAGFDLSKDKREIRRRIGLTGQYAAVDAILTGRENLRLIGVLLGLGRRKAHLRADELLEQFDLTAAADRPAKSYSGGMRRRLDLAASLVTTPTVLFLDEPTTGLDVTSRLLLWRMVREQVANGVSVLLTTQYLEEADQLADRIVVLDKGGLIAEGSPEELKRKVGGERLEVSVATEAELPAVIRAIGSASAEAPSVDEKAKLVSIPLVGGMNTLASITAELKAAAVEPVDFAIRRSSMDDVFLALTGQTVSAEGNTAADRRTAGRQTPQGEAA, encoded by the coding sequence ATGGAAACAGCGATCTCTGCGGAGGGGCTCCGCAAGAGGTACGCGGAGCATGACGTGCTGGCCGGCATCGACCTGACCGTGGCGACGGGTGAAGTGCTGGGTCTGCTCGGCCCGAACGGCGCGGGCAAGACCACCATCGTCCGCATCCTCGCCACGCTGCTGCCCTTCGACAGTGGCAAGGTCACGATCGCCGGGTTCGATCTCTCCAAGGACAAGCGTGAGATCCGCCGCCGCATCGGCCTGACCGGGCAGTACGCGGCCGTCGACGCCATACTCACCGGGCGGGAGAACCTCCGGCTGATCGGTGTGCTCCTCGGGCTGGGACGGCGCAAGGCACACCTCCGTGCCGACGAACTGCTGGAGCAGTTCGATCTGACGGCTGCCGCGGACCGACCGGCCAAGTCCTACTCCGGTGGTATGCGGCGCCGGCTCGACCTCGCCGCCAGCCTGGTCACCACGCCCACCGTCCTCTTCCTCGACGAGCCGACCACCGGCCTGGACGTCACCAGCAGGCTGCTGCTGTGGCGCATGGTCCGGGAGCAGGTGGCGAACGGCGTGTCCGTGCTGCTGACCACGCAGTATCTGGAGGAGGCCGACCAGTTGGCGGACCGCATCGTGGTTCTCGACAAGGGCGGGCTCATCGCCGAGGGCAGTCCGGAGGAGCTGAAGCGCAAGGTCGGCGGCGAGCGTCTGGAGGTGTCCGTGGCCACCGAGGCGGAGCTGCCGGCCGTGATCCGGGCCATCGGCAGCGCGTCGGCCGAGGCTCCGTCGGTGGACGAGAAGGCGAAGCTCGTCTCGATTCCGCTGGTCGGCGGCATGAACACCCTCGCCTCGATCACCGCCGAGCTCAAGGCGGCGGCAGTGGAGCCGGTGGACTTCGCCATCCGCCGCTCCTCCATGGACGACGTCTTCCTGGCACTCACCGGCCAGACGGTGTCGGCCGAGGGCAACACGGCGGCGGACCGCCGGACCGCCGGGCGGCAGACACCACAGGGAGAAGCGGCATGA
- a CDS encoding acyltransferase family protein — protein MNKNVGRPQGSRLGSLTGVRFPAIFLVFLNHIHIGIAFSSQSASNTYYKYFGWIGQAGLSLFFLISGFLLVWTAREKESPLLFWRRRIIRIAPLHWVTFGLSMVIFASPIVTDTAAVLNFLMLSSWSSDPEIFGSMNAPSWSLTLLMFFYLAFPALHWAVKRIPTKYLWWCAAAVVAVIVSVTIVVRAVVPVDPLIVPQAPASSVKAFYYIQIFPVTRILEFVLGILMARIVLSGQWIRIARPLPLAGLLVVGFLVAYQLPREYRLVAAMIIPVALFVAGLGAADIEGRKSVLASRPLQWLGDISFAFFLIHWPVIMFFLEVFGETRTNSVPEFIGLAALDFTVSVILAWLLTIGLERPLVRLLSKPRGGKKADAQPQTSGSPVSSPSADPAPVGSSTSAVN, from the coding sequence ATGAACAAGAACGTCGGAAGACCACAGGGGTCTCGGCTGGGGTCACTCACAGGGGTGCGGTTCCCGGCCATATTCCTGGTGTTCCTGAACCATATCCACATCGGGATCGCCTTCTCCTCGCAGAGCGCCTCCAACACCTACTACAAATACTTCGGGTGGATCGGGCAGGCCGGACTGTCGCTCTTCTTCCTCATCAGCGGCTTCCTTCTGGTCTGGACCGCACGGGAGAAGGAGTCGCCGCTGCTCTTCTGGCGACGGAGAATCATCAGAATCGCCCCCCTGCACTGGGTGACATTCGGTTTGTCGATGGTCATCTTCGCTTCCCCGATCGTCACCGACACGGCGGCCGTCCTCAACTTCCTGATGCTCTCGTCGTGGTCCTCCGACCCGGAGATCTTCGGCAGCATGAACGCGCCGAGCTGGTCCCTGACCCTCCTGATGTTCTTCTACCTGGCATTCCCCGCCCTGCACTGGGCGGTGAAGCGGATCCCCACCAAGTACCTGTGGTGGTGCGCCGCCGCGGTCGTGGCCGTGATCGTGTCGGTCACGATCGTGGTGCGGGCCGTGGTCCCGGTCGACCCGCTGATCGTGCCGCAGGCGCCGGCTTCCTCCGTCAAGGCCTTCTACTACATTCAGATCTTCCCGGTCACCCGGATTCTCGAATTCGTGCTGGGAATCCTGATGGCCCGGATCGTGCTGTCCGGCCAGTGGATCAGGATTGCCCGTCCGCTGCCTCTCGCGGGACTGCTCGTGGTCGGCTTTCTCGTGGCTTACCAACTGCCGCGGGAGTACCGTCTCGTCGCCGCGATGATCATTCCGGTGGCACTCTTCGTCGCGGGCCTCGGCGCCGCGGACATCGAGGGCCGGAAGTCCGTCCTCGCGAGCCGTCCCCTCCAGTGGCTGGGAGACATCAGCTTCGCCTTCTTCCTCATCCACTGGCCCGTGATCATGTTCTTCCTCGAGGTCTTCGGGGAGACGCGCACGAACTCCGTCCCGGAGTTCATCGGGCTCGCGGCGCTCGACTTCACGGTGAGCGTCATCCTTGCCTGGCTGCTCACCATCGGCCTGGAGCGCCCGCTCGTCCGTCTGCTGTCGAAGCCACGCGGCGGAAAGAAGGCCGATGCCCAGCCGCAGACCTCCGGCTCCCCGGTGAGCTCCCCCTCGGCGGACCCGGCCCCGGTCGGTTCCTCCACGTCCGCGGTCAACTGA
- a CDS encoding ABC transporter permease translates to MTETITNSCALIGRHIRHLTRTPEQLLSITLMPVVFVLVFGYLFGSAMKVPGDQSYQDYIMAGIFVQVVLGNMTLSSLGVISDLDNGLMDRFRSLPMSRSAVLIGRTTHDLILTVWCFILMSGIGYLIGWRVHEGVWSMLGGFGLMLLLGFATSWAGALLGLTLRSAEAVNALGAVIVMPLSFLSNAFIPLDGLPGWMRAIAEWNPVSPVVLACRKLFGNATPDTAGHAFPMQYPIPMAVILSVAMLAVVVPLTIRAYERAATKQ, encoded by the coding sequence ATGACCGAGACCATCACCAACTCCTGCGCACTCATCGGCCGGCACATCCGGCACCTGACGCGCACACCGGAGCAGTTGCTGAGCATCACCCTGATGCCGGTGGTCTTCGTCCTGGTCTTCGGATACCTCTTCGGCAGCGCCATGAAGGTACCGGGCGACCAGTCGTACCAGGACTACATCATGGCCGGAATCTTCGTCCAGGTCGTGCTGGGCAACATGACGCTGAGCTCGCTGGGCGTCATCAGCGACCTCGACAACGGGCTGATGGACCGCTTCCGTTCACTGCCGATGTCCCGTTCCGCCGTGCTGATCGGCCGGACCACCCACGACCTGATCCTGACGGTCTGGTGCTTCATCCTGATGTCGGGCATCGGCTATCTCATCGGCTGGCGGGTGCACGAGGGCGTCTGGTCGATGCTCGGCGGCTTCGGCCTCATGCTCCTGCTGGGCTTCGCCACCTCCTGGGCCGGTGCGCTGCTGGGTCTCACCCTGCGCAGCGCCGAGGCGGTGAACGCCCTCGGCGCGGTCATCGTGATGCCCTTGTCGTTCCTGTCCAACGCCTTCATCCCGCTCGACGGACTGCCCGGCTGGATGCGGGCCATCGCCGAGTGGAATCCGGTGAGCCCCGTCGTGCTGGCATGCCGGAAGCTGTTCGGCAACGCCACTCCGGATACGGCCGGCCACGCGTTCCCCATGCAGTACCCGATACCGATGGCGGTGATTCTCTCGGTCGCCATGCTGGCGGTCGTCGTTCCCCTGACCATCCGGGCCTACGAAAGGGCCGCCACCAAGCAGTGA